The Phoenix dactylifera cultivar Barhee BC4 unplaced genomic scaffold, palm_55x_up_171113_PBpolish2nd_filt_p 001097F, whole genome shotgun sequence region TGCAACAAGAAGAATTGCTCCATGGGAAGATGTAAAAAGTTCTAGCTGCTTCAACATGGGTCTATGCCTCTCAATAGAAAGATGTTATTTGAGGACTTGAGATTTTTTCCCCCTTAAAGAGTATCTTGAGAGGAATATGGAGTCAAGGATGTTTGATCACGTCCACTGAGTGATAAAGACGTTGCCTCAAGAGTGAAGGTTAGATCTAGGTAGATGGGTCTCAAGAAGGGAATAAAGAGGAACCTAAGAAGTATGGATTCATGCAACTTGAGATACAAAGAAATAGCGAATTATGGATTATTGGCTGAAGAATCATTCTAAaagtaaataaaaaatagaatctGATTATGTCTGGTGAAGAAAGGATTGAGCTCATGAATGAAATAGCTTTATCAAATTATGTAACAAATTACTCTTCCGATTCTATCTTTTAGATTAGTTTATGGTGAAAAGGCATCTGCTTCTGTCTTGTATCAattaaaaagatgaaaatgCCTTCCATTAAGTATACTGTCAAAGGTGAACAACATGGACCATGGAATATAGTTTTCCGAAGCAAAATTACGGAAAACCCATGCATATTAATAAGAGCAAAGAAGATTTAGATATTCTTTCAGAACTAACATAGAATGATATCTCTAGAATTAAGAACATTTTCACTTTTTATATTTGTGAGGTTAATATCAATTCAATGCATTCTTCACATTTTAGGCActtgtgcatgcatgcacacatgcaCAATATCTCAAGACATTCTTGAAAATGTCTACTCTTAATTTGAAGCTATATGAAGCTATAGTAGTTCTGATTAATTGGTCTTAGATCTTCAGTATGGCTAATTAGAGTCTGATGTATTCCAACAGGCAAGCAAGAAATGAAACAAAACTTGAAAATGTCTACTCTTTATTTGAAGCTATATGAAGCTATAGTAGTTCTGATTAATTGAACTTAGATCTTCAGTATGGCTAATTAGAGGCTGATGTATTCCAACAGGCAAGCAAGAAATGAAACAAAACTTGAAAATGTCTACTCTTCATTTGAAGCTATATGAAGCTATAGTAGTTCTGATTAATTGAACTTAGATCTTCAGTATGGCTAATTAGAGTCTGATGTATTCCAACAGGCAAGCAAGAAATGAAACAAAACTAAAGCAACAAGTAAGATGGTTTAGAACAATACCTGCAAGGCCCATCTTCTGTGCGCATCATGCTGAATATTATCTCTTTCCTCTTCATGGGAGAAGCTAAGCAAGAAATGATGTTTTGCATGAGTCTTCTCGGGACATTCCGCGAAGCAACCCAGTTATCTTAGTCTCTAAGGAAACCATTCTTGCGGTCCAAGTCATCGCACCATAAATTGAGGTCCTCCACCTTGCATTCCCTTTGTTTGTGGTCGGACTCCTCGGGCCTTTCATAGATGGACTTCCAATCCGGGAGAGCGAGCGGTGGTGCTGGTAGTGGCGGCGGCCGCGGTGGCGGTAGAGGGAGAGGCCGCAGGCCTAATCAAGGCAATGTCGCCGGATTCCGGCAGCTGAACTCGCCAAATTATGGCGTTGGGGCTAGCGGTCCCCGGCAGGGTCCGGGAAGTGGCAGCGGTGGATACTATAGGCAGGCGCCCGCCGCGAATTATGGCCGTGGCGGCGATGGCCGTGAGCGCAATGATGCGCCACGGCGGGCGATGGCGGCGCCGCATCCGAGATGGGGCAGTCGAGGCTGCAGAGGGGCGCATTTCGAGGACGCTGCGGTCCGGTCGCCGAGTTCAAGCTCGATGAGTAACAGTTAGCATAGTTCTTGGGATTTTAATTTAGTGATCTCGCTTTTACAATACTATATGATCTTTTGAAGCCTTCACACTTACTGTAAGACATAATATTTTTGGGTTGcaatgtgtgtatatatatatatatataatctaatGCAAATATTATGCTAGTACTGTAAATATTAaccattatcataaaagaaaattataaactTTTTTTTGGGTGCGTGAACAGTTGAGGGTTccactcatgcacttattcttCTAATCTTCTTGCagtttgtcatttttttttttttacatgttaTAGTCATAATTATAGTTCATCCATGCGTCCATAATTCTAGTTTGAAATACATGACAAAGTTGGTCCTTAACTTAGCAAACTGAAAGCATTGCCTATTTTTGTGCAATATCTTGCAAAATATTTGTCTATATTGGATCATGTTTCTAAAAGCTCCTAATAATTCTTCAATTTTCCAGAGTCTCTGGCTTCAGATCTTAGTTCATTGACAATTTCCCAGTCACAAGCAATACCGTCATCTTTACCGCCATCTTTGCCTGATGTCAGTAAAAGGGTTCCCATGCAGAGGCCTGATCATGGCGGATCATCACGATCACCACAGCCACCAACTTCTCTCGAACTTGGAAAAAGGATACCTATGCGAAGGCCAGATCATGGTGGGTCATCACATATCAAGATTGTCAACCTCCTTGTCAACCATTTTCTGGTCAGTTACAATAAGAATTCAGTCAGGAACAAAGgggattaattaattggacttgaaacaagaatcctacttcagataggatacctagagtcctaattagattaggactgggaatcctagttggagtaggactgagattcctacttggaataggaagaAGCAAGGAggagtgctttttctgcaaggaggagtgctttttctgcaagaagcaaggacattggaagaggaactgtcctctttacattgcatccctcgatccgaaccggcctaagaaaagtgggcaatcagttgccaatcaaggtacttatatgataacaccttgcaatttttctatttgtgataattcgacctgggtattggataccagtAGTccttttgttgcccagtagatacaacccaagagggggggtgaattgggtcttttaaaacttttagactacttctaaaacttttcaattaattatgctaagttgtatagatgcacagtgaaatttaaacttagcaacagtttgatgtatagaatgtgacttgattgaatatgcttgcaactaaaggatgcgcggataagagttaagcaagcaatttatctaagtaagtaagtgagtaagttagacaatgacaagaggcattacaaacacaacaaacatatagtggttcggtgcaccccagcacctacatccactccccaagacctcttgggaatttcactataatcctacagattacagccggttgttttacaagctcacaacccaacttgttgttttgcgagataacaatgaactcggtcggttttcacaggctcaccgactagaaccaaccgattgtttttccgggttcacaatcaaacccagttggttttcccacaggctcaccaaccacaaccttacaatgattgttttccgggttcacaatcaacccagttggttttcccaaaggctcaccaaccacaacctaacaccgttggttttccctttggctcaccaacaaaccttaaccccttgattcaatcccttgattgaatcaagttacaagatattaaaacaaaggttaaaacaaatcaaagcttcttaaacaagcaaatgtaacaatataaacaaatagagtaaagagaagccctcaaacgagttttgaagatgaaggagcttggcttcttctttacttgaccctcttctgatttggcacgaagtagaggatcaccgaggcagcacacggatggagaggaagctttgggattcacttggattctcttcttctctctatttcgctttggatggcccttttgtgcttatggaggattttccttgtaatctctttgagatctcttctctaaatgttctctcccacttccataccttcttccctagctctccccttgattttatagctttagagagagtggaaacaaaaatctagccgttagagacaaaaatagagccgttgtgcacagtctgcaactcctgacaaagtttccgttgggatcggagtcgactcgcgcgatctggagtcgactcgcctgttgcaggagtcgactcgtgcttttctggagacgactcggccactgttccaaatttgaattaatgtgcatgccttgtcctagagtcgactcggaccaaactggagtcgactcgccaatagctggagacgactcgggcacttaggggtcggctcattctcaggaatccagagaacatattttctgattttcttcctcgagtcgactcggattctcttggagtcgactcggctctcagagcccgaaaactgatcctctgtattttggggtcgcgctgccttggagtcgactcgaactgtcttggagtcgactcgcctctcagagacgaaaataccgtcttctgtctttagggttgcgctgtcttggagtcgacccggacttagcgggagtcgactcggctcacagtgtccgaaatttgctctctgacttttgccttgttttccttaggagttgacttgccagccatcggagtcgactcgagttcttcaggagtcgactcggctctcagggtccaaaatagcttctctgtcttttcgtctgttactccctggagtcgactggttctactctggagtcgactcggcaagcatcggagtcgactcgaattcttcaggagtcgactcgaggactattcttttgaatttttctttgaatttgctcctccaacttgaatcctttgaacttgaaacttgggccaataaattatagctttcttccaacttttcttgagagctttggaggccttcttgtgttcttccaacttgctatgttccttgcaaaataaatatctttctccttgcaacacaaacattagtatttatacttcaaggttttgtgatcatcaaaatcaatctttaaatcgatctttgggtcatcagtctccccctttttgatgatgacaaaacttggagtatatgcaatataaaatatattgtgttctagaagtaatgcatagctaagttgtttgaagtagaaaatatatatctttaacatagacttcatgataatgctttagatttaatcaacttaacataatcaacacataaagcattatgagcatatacttagatatttctccccctttttgacaacatcaaaaagatagtaaaacattaagcacaaagataagactactcaaatatttcttattgtactctgatttgcatgtcaaattattgcaagaatatgaatcatataactcaaggcaataatattagaataagattaatgggcatagatcagagccaatttcagagcagaacatatcgaatgtgattccaaagatagttttcaaattaagtgtaggtggaatctttctcaagttgATGCAAGAAGTACCatgaatgatattcaaggaaagcacgaatgaaaatctaacctctcttcaataataagtatgaaagcttgttcatttatggtgtcaaaatattgtggcataaatgccaaaaaaaaaacatgaattcatgcaatttagcatacataaaattcaaagctttgaaggttcttataaaaactttaatcctttaaaaaagaagcatattttggtacatataataatgaattggcataaaaattgaagttctaaagaacaagccaatattAACTTACtagtaaattccaaaaataggttttgtaagagatactcaagaacattcaacacattattctctccctttttttttattaagttagaggctcttaagatcagctgtttgaattgcaatttggttcatgatttatgcataagatatattgaccaaataacaagcctcaaggtgtatcataaagattttcagatttaaatttcagataatACATATTGGAgtgcattaggatcacttttcattatgctttctctctcctttagttatagatttatgcgattaagtttcatatgatctttccctctaaaattttctttctcccccttaattatttattccatttaagagtttaaaatttgaagatagtgtccaataaaattgtcaaactcgaaaatatatgttcaatatattctatttccataaagctcaaattttgagataaaacaacttttatagaactcatctcaaggtataaacttattatataattaaagcaagtcttgcaatatagggaggttcatcaaaatcaatccataaaaattaaggtatgagatactgaatatctaaagctcccgctcaaaagatgcattcttctttaatcattcttttctattgttgaatttcagattttagtgataaacgtgaataaaactgaaattctatgatatcgagaatgtagagtaatctagtattattcaaaatttgtagcaattactctttctaatccttcaagaacaagttatgctttctcttaatcttggagaaaatgtatagaaatattaatcagaaaatgattcatttgaagctcagtttctttcaaaagcatttacattttctttcttttagaatcatttgagtgagctgaaatatttctagctttaagatcattcactctatatatattctgatggaagtctttaagaatgtagaagagaaaaacataaagatgatcattgaggtatatatatttatagaactcaatttcttaatcatagtttttcagcaatgtatacatggaacacaatatttttttttaatatcaaaataaaatcatatatttagaaatttttgtttgcaatcaagatcatcgaaagacacatcatttggaccaatattagtacactttgaagataagaaatgatatgtttcggatgcgtatcggagcaatcaaccaaggcatcagaattattctatttttcttaaactgtagtttttatctagaaatcatattgagtttaagcttttatacaaaatcagattctgaatttcataatgattttcaatagaggctttcaaaatcataatttgagatatgtatcttccacattgtagctcatcttaaatcattacgattgaaaacacatatttcaaacatataagagcatattcagaatatttatatttatgttgagttttggtatgaattagaacattatataccaaaattaggcaagttgaaagataaaacaaaatcaattcattttgcctaaatagaaatatacttctcttctcctttttacaaatttattcaactttcagattttaacgatgattgtgaacgacaaatctgaaatttcttttcaataataccaaacaaaagaaattagtagtatttcaaacattcaatcaaattgtccaagcatggagcattacaaaatattgagaacccataatttaagacatcatgccacatgcaaaatatattatgtgttaagtcatgcattaaaataacaagcatgtcaatgatcaaaatcaattcttttcaaataaactctccctatttaaatataatcttgcactgatttcatccttaaggtgtgtttccaagtgattaaaacttgacttgattcttcttagatactttcatttactttgtcattcatttttactttcttatgctctatactctatttgctccctatccggtggagttggaaggggcacgaggtactaccactagcctccctcttgtgccgtccctaatataccctacactaaatagttgggtcaaatagtgccgggtactaccactagcctccccattggcaccatccctatgatgagcaatatagaaaggttaaaatgttcactttaaactctccctctatttaagtgtaattcattacggattttatccttccaaaagaatgctcacacaagtgctgaatatattatgcttattttgctttttcttaagattggagtatttgcctttacttagattttacttctcttgaataatatccattatcttttctttatctctctttctctttgttattctcaagtaatttacttgaaagagcagaataaagaaatgatcaaatgtatcatatagaggtatatcaacattttcattatgctcaagaattcatagcttctcacaagtcattttaaatcaaaattttaagcataaacttgtgtagttcatggttatgacataggcaaagatatattttagtttgggcaaaccatgaaacaatttctaaaagcataagtcaatcaatacatatatagacatgatatcaagaaattaataattaaggactttaatcatgccatagaaagatttaagttaatgactttgctcagctaatttatgagagaggtatctaaaattacctaatcattctgcattcttcaagtcaaatacctactagatttcttatgtgtaacttTTTGGCCgaagaaagtcctctctcttgtttgcatgtgaatgtttattgtaccttttatggaggtgtccttcaagttgaaatctctcattttcttgctcaaggatcctgcaaacaccttttctttcttgaaagaaagtcattagtttcttcaagatacaaaacattcatccaccatatttttaactagatgactcaatataagatatgacactagttgaatgttgagtcactttactcaagagattgcctaaatataagcaagcacatatcacttgaactaaagagatagtttcattaaccaagatgattcaaggacaagtatgtgaggcaataggaagatttatcaaggtcaaatcaatttcttattttcaaaatcaatttagtttagattttatttgcttaagataattatcaataagacaagctagctaagttttatcaaattatcttaaacagttgtttctatcaaaatttagattatgatttatttgttatcaataaattatgattcattagagttagattgaaatcttgcacataatgagcatacaatctggtctactagctatatgataaaataattattctatcatgcttcaatacagctttaaaaacactagatctaccttgctcatccttttcaaattctacaagatgaggtcatagaataccttcttcatgccaatcttctataagagttttcttgtggattaactttggtcaatgaagatcctctttcttgtttctcttaatttggagtttgagagaaaatgttaattcattcatcatacatatttcaaactcaccttgcatgagcttagtaaaatcttcatataaatcctcgtttgtagaaccaagagtgatatcacaaattcttctttttgatgcatagatttatcactattactttctat contains the following coding sequences:
- the LOC120107975 gene encoding protein argonaute 3-like, translating into MADDPRPVAEAGARGCGCGSTTESLASDLSSLTISQSQAIPSSLPPSLPDVSKRVPMQRPDHGGSSRSPQPPTSLELGKRIPMRRPDHGGSSHIKIVNLLVNHFLVSYNKNSVRNKGD